A stretch of the Bacillus licheniformis DSM 13 = ATCC 14580 genome encodes the following:
- a CDS encoding FMN-dependent NADH-azoreductase has protein sequence MTKTLYITAHPHDERASYSMAAGKAFIESYKEAHPDDEVIHLDLYRENIPQIDADVFSGWGKLQSGSGFEQLSEHEKAKVGRLNELSEQFIAGDKYVFVTPLWNFSFPPVMKAYFDAVAVAGKTFKYTEQGPIGLLTDKKALHIQARGGYYSEGQAAELEMGHRYISIMMQFFGVPEFEGLFIEGHNAEPDKAEEIKQNAIVRAKELGRTF, from the coding sequence ATGACAAAAACCCTTTACATTACCGCTCACCCGCATGACGAAAGGGCATCCTACAGCATGGCGGCAGGAAAAGCGTTTATCGAATCTTACAAAGAAGCTCATCCGGATGACGAAGTCATACACCTTGATCTTTATCGGGAAAACATTCCGCAGATTGATGCGGATGTTTTCAGCGGCTGGGGAAAATTGCAGTCGGGGTCGGGCTTTGAACAGCTTTCTGAACACGAAAAAGCTAAAGTCGGCCGTTTGAATGAGCTGAGCGAGCAATTTATCGCGGGAGACAAATACGTGTTTGTCACGCCGCTTTGGAATTTCTCTTTTCCGCCGGTGATGAAAGCGTACTTCGATGCGGTCGCTGTAGCGGGAAAGACGTTTAAATATACCGAACAGGGACCGATCGGGCTGTTAACCGATAAAAAAGCGCTGCACATCCAGGCGAGAGGCGGCTACTATTCAGAAGGGCAGGCTGCGGAACTTGAGATGGGGCACCGCTATATCAGCATCATGATGCAGTTTTTCGGGGTTCCGGAATTTGAAGGTTTATTTATAGAAGGGCATAATGCTGAGCCTGATAAAGCTGAAGAAATAAAACAAAATGCGATTGTCCGAGCCAAAGAATTGGGCAGGACTTTTTGA
- a CDS encoding rhodanese-related sulfurtransferase: MKNQYRVLLYYKYVHIDNPEQFAEDHLKFCKDLGLKGRILVAGEGINGTVSGTVEQTDRYMSEMKSDPRFEDMVFKIDESEGHAFKKMHVRHRDELVTLRLEDDIDPNELTGKYLEPKEFYEAMQQEDTIVVDARNDYEYDLGHFRGAIRPDIKAFRELPEWIRDNKEKLEGKKILTYCTGGIRCEKFSGWLKKEGFEDVSQLHGGIVTYGKDPEVQGELWDGKCYVFDERISVPVNQKEHVIVGKDYFTGEPCERYVNCANPECNKQIICSEENEHRYLRGCTHECRVHPRNLYVKEHGLSEEEVQERLEKLKEEEHAAQS, from the coding sequence ATGAAGAATCAATACCGAGTATTGTTGTATTATAAATATGTTCATATCGATAACCCTGAGCAATTTGCCGAAGATCACCTCAAGTTCTGCAAAGATTTGGGGCTGAAGGGGCGCATCCTTGTGGCGGGTGAAGGAATAAACGGAACCGTGTCAGGAACCGTAGAGCAGACAGACCGCTATATGAGTGAAATGAAAAGCGATCCCCGCTTTGAAGACATGGTATTTAAAATCGATGAATCAGAAGGGCACGCTTTCAAAAAAATGCATGTCCGCCATCGCGATGAGCTGGTGACGCTCCGCCTGGAAGATGATATCGATCCGAACGAATTAACAGGAAAATACCTGGAGCCAAAAGAATTTTATGAGGCGATGCAGCAGGAAGATACGATTGTCGTCGACGCACGGAACGACTATGAGTACGATTTGGGGCATTTCCGCGGAGCGATCAGACCGGACATTAAAGCGTTCCGCGAATTACCTGAGTGGATCCGCGATAACAAAGAAAAGCTCGAAGGCAAGAAAATATTGACTTACTGCACGGGCGGAATCCGCTGCGAAAAATTTTCAGGATGGCTGAAAAAAGAAGGATTTGAAGACGTGTCCCAGCTTCACGGCGGTATTGTAACGTACGGAAAAGACCCTGAAGTTCAAGGTGAACTGTGGGACGGGAAATGCTATGTTTTCGATGAAAGAATCAGCGTTCCGGTCAATCAGAAAGAGCACGTCATTGTCGGAAAAGATTATTTCACCGGCGAGCCTTGCGAGCGCTATGTCAACTGCGCAAACCCGGAATGCAACAAGCAGATCATCTGCTCTGAAGAAAATGAGCACCGCTATTTGCGGGGCTGCACGCACGAGTGCCGGGTTCATCCGCGCAACCTGTATGTCAAAGAGCACGGCCTTTCAGAAGAAGAGGTGCAAGAGAGACTCGAAAAGCTGAAAGAAGAGGAACATGCAGCGCAGTCATAA
- a CDS encoding sigma-70 family RNA polymerase sigma factor, with translation MIDQTLLRAKIKEITRHPLVKHFLSNPRYERLFNHVLEHPDSEEAECLDREFKRFYKKIRMIKYINSMIRIFSVDFDKRVRKNRERFPLMIDDSPNLPEPPRGDLLDDVLEQEEELSEHLQDPMLYEAFLQLTDKQKKVLAQIYIHGVSMQEIADSLGESRQNISKIHKRALEKIRELLNSKAEGNDNSESAR, from the coding sequence ATGATTGATCAAACGTTACTGCGTGCGAAAATCAAGGAGATCACAAGGCATCCGCTTGTGAAGCATTTTTTGAGCAACCCAAGGTATGAGCGGCTTTTCAACCACGTGTTGGAACATCCGGATTCTGAAGAGGCAGAGTGTCTCGATCGTGAATTTAAGCGATTTTACAAAAAAATCCGCATGATCAAATACATCAACTCGATGATCCGGATTTTCTCCGTCGACTTTGATAAAAGAGTCCGGAAAAACCGAGAGCGTTTTCCATTGATGATCGACGACAGTCCGAATCTGCCCGAGCCGCCCCGAGGGGATCTGTTAGACGATGTCTTGGAACAGGAAGAGGAATTAAGCGAACACCTGCAAGACCCGATGCTTTATGAAGCGTTTTTGCAATTGACGGACAAGCAGAAAAAAGTGCTTGCACAAATTTATATTCATGGGGTATCCATGCAGGAAATTGCTGACTCTTTGGGAGAATCAAGGCAAAATATTTCAAAAATTCATAAAAGGGCACTCGAAAAGATAAGAGAGCTGCTGAATTCTAAAGCAGAGGGGAATGATAACAGTGAGTCTGCACGATGA
- a CDS encoding YvrJ family protein — protein sequence MDSAFIEEAAKQIGNVGFPAVLAIYLLTRFEKKIDELIELIKEKNETDD from the coding sequence ATGGACAGCGCATTCATTGAGGAAGCAGCGAAACAAATCGGCAATGTCGGCTTTCCAGCTGTATTGGCAATTTACTTGCTCACTCGTTTTGAAAAGAAAATCGATGAACTGATCGAGCTGATCAAAGAAAAAAATGAAACCGATGATTGA
- a CDS encoding oxalate decarboxylase family bicupin, which translates to MEKNKQIPQPIRGEKGAETKIPHNVERDRQNPDMLVPPETDHGTVPNMKFSFSDVHNRLEKGGYAREVTVRELPISDKLASVNMRLKPGAIRELHWHKEAEWAYMLYGKARITSVDQDGRNFIEDVKEGDLWYFPSGLPHSIQALEDGCEFLLVFDDGSFSENSTFQVTDWLAHTPDEVIAANFGISKDVVASLPVEEKYIFQEAIPGCLEKDKVESPNGTVPLSFSYNLLEQEPIISIGGKVWIADSTNFKASKTIASALVEVEPGGIRELHWHPNTDEWQYYISGQAKMTVFAADGHARTFNYQAGDVGYVPFAMGHYVQNTGDEPLRFLEIFKDDHYADVSLNQWLALVPEELVRQHLDVGSEFTKMLSKEKHPVVKFDKK; encoded by the coding sequence ATGGAAAAAAACAAACAAATTCCACAGCCGATCAGAGGAGAAAAAGGAGCGGAAACGAAAATTCCGCACAACGTTGAGCGCGACCGCCAAAACCCGGACATGCTCGTACCGCCTGAAACCGACCACGGAACGGTGCCAAACATGAAATTTTCATTTTCCGATGTCCATAACCGTCTTGAAAAAGGCGGATATGCACGGGAAGTCACAGTTCGCGAGCTGCCGATTTCAGACAAGCTTGCTTCTGTCAACATGAGGCTGAAACCTGGGGCCATCAGGGAGCTGCACTGGCATAAGGAAGCCGAATGGGCGTATATGCTGTACGGAAAAGCACGGATTACGTCTGTTGACCAAGACGGCAGAAACTTTATTGAAGATGTGAAAGAAGGAGATCTCTGGTACTTCCCGTCAGGTCTGCCGCATTCAATTCAAGCACTTGAAGACGGATGCGAATTCCTGCTTGTCTTCGATGACGGCTCCTTCTCTGAAAACAGCACCTTCCAGGTGACAGATTGGCTGGCCCATACGCCTGATGAGGTGATTGCCGCAAACTTCGGCATTTCAAAAGACGTCGTCGCCTCTCTTCCAGTTGAAGAAAAGTATATTTTCCAAGAAGCGATCCCTGGCTGTCTTGAGAAAGACAAAGTTGAAAGCCCGAACGGAACGGTACCTCTATCTTTCAGCTACAATTTGCTTGAACAGGAACCGATTATATCCATCGGAGGAAAAGTATGGATTGCCGATTCCACGAACTTCAAAGCATCGAAAACGATCGCTTCTGCGTTAGTGGAAGTCGAACCTGGAGGCATCCGGGAGCTGCACTGGCATCCGAATACAGACGAATGGCAGTATTACATTTCCGGACAAGCGAAAATGACGGTTTTCGCTGCCGACGGGCATGCCAGAACATTTAATTACCAGGCCGGAGATGTCGGCTATGTGCCGTTCGCAATGGGACACTACGTCCAAAATACAGGAGATGAGCCGCTTCGGTTCCTCGAAATTTTCAAAGACGACCACTATGCTGACGTTTCGTTAAACCAATGGCTCGCGCTTGTTCCGGAAGAGCTTGTCCGCCAGCACCTTGACGTCGGCAGCGAATTTACAAAAATGCTCTCTAAAGAAAAGCATCCGGTCGTCAAATTTGATAAGAAATAA
- a CDS encoding YrvL family regulatory protein, with translation MKHFIICCISVIFVFFAHFLGISILFHLSGAFYQTVGSLLLFTLCYTGLTFVLEPAEKVLIHSMKLLGINRRITVFAAEMITIGCLWAAIYTADELLDDVLLTTSAEIMIAVSFFTIDKILYPRQRSGSLLY, from the coding sequence ATGAAACATTTCATTATTTGCTGCATATCGGTTATATTCGTTTTTTTCGCCCACTTTCTCGGCATTTCGATCCTGTTTCATCTGTCGGGCGCGTTTTACCAAACAGTCGGATCATTGCTGCTGTTTACGCTTTGTTATACCGGACTGACCTTTGTCCTGGAACCGGCTGAAAAGGTGCTCATCCACAGTATGAAACTGCTGGGCATCAATCGGCGGATCACGGTTTTTGCCGCTGAAATGATCACGATCGGATGTTTATGGGCCGCCATTTATACCGCGGACGAATTGCTGGACGACGTTCTGCTGACAACCTCGGCGGAAATCATGATTGCCGTTTCGTTTTTTACAATTGATAAAATCCTTTATCCGCGGCAGAGGTCCGGTTCGCTCTTATATTGA
- a CDS encoding DUF6022 family protein, giving the protein MNKVLFRPGMSIKEIGEQLQGYIAANWKQTLDDHREALLKVFPELEDATYGVYLDHLLPPVFESLEQSGFTTIQNAGKGDFFIGKGLNFRQSMEKWGADNCRSRVFWVVISDQQKQPAGTLLFDFYHSHAGFDVPLSPRIYTLEETERDRIVAHIKQIKEN; this is encoded by the coding sequence ATGAATAAGGTTCTTTTCAGACCCGGCATGTCGATCAAAGAAATTGGCGAACAGTTGCAAGGCTATATCGCCGCAAATTGGAAACAAACGCTTGACGATCATCGCGAAGCTCTTTTAAAGGTGTTTCCCGAATTGGAAGACGCGACTTACGGGGTCTACCTGGACCACCTGCTGCCTCCTGTATTTGAAAGTCTCGAACAGTCCGGCTTTACAACGATTCAAAATGCGGGAAAAGGCGATTTTTTTATCGGAAAGGGCTTGAACTTTAGACAGTCCATGGAAAAATGGGGAGCTGACAACTGCCGCTCACGTGTGTTTTGGGTTGTCATCTCCGATCAGCAAAAACAGCCGGCCGGGACGCTGCTCTTTGACTTTTATCACTCTCACGCCGGATTTGATGTCCCCCTCTCCCCGCGGATTTACACGTTGGAAGAAACGGAGAGAGACCGAATTGTTGCTCACATAAAACAGATAAAGGAGAACTAG
- a CDS encoding DUF4064 domain-containing protein: MKRTAEFTLSLIATIFLTIGWFFTAIFTFFYGFTPADEADMGFFYYLLIYTYLSIPLLVLIWVATFKVKANSKGWGIFILIMGVLYTFSIYFVSGILLLIAGIMMVAKQNNNSSNVMSA; encoded by the coding sequence TTGAAACGAACAGCAGAGTTTACCTTATCATTAATTGCAACAATCTTTTTAACAATTGGTTGGTTTTTCACAGCTATTTTCACATTTTTTTATGGTTTTACACCAGCAGATGAAGCTGACATGGGATTTTTCTATTACTTATTAATTTATACTTATTTATCAATTCCACTTCTTGTGCTTATTTGGGTTGCAACATTTAAAGTCAAAGCAAACAGCAAAGGCTGGGGAATTTTCATTCTAATTATGGGTGTCCTTTATACCTTTTCTATTTACTTTGTGTCAGGCATTCTCTTGTTAATTGCCGGTATTATGATGGTCGCAAAACAAAATAATAATAGTAGTAATGTTATGTCTGCCTAA
- a CDS encoding IS3 family transposase (programmed frameshift), with protein sequence MGTRVHYAEEVKWEVIKMKQAGMTNKEIMEQLGIKNKTQIKTWMRWYKTGQTYRFSQQVGKQYSYGKESEEMSELEELKLKNKQLEAQLAIIKKVPGDRKELEPRVIVQVVEELSATFKIIDILGVLGIPKSTYYRWKKKYKKVELTSLEELVIKLCKKNFYHYGHRKIKSILNRKYGINVNRKTVQKIMQKFEIQCQVKKKRQKYICGESNIIVPNTLNRNFKASRLNEKWVTDITYLPYGSTMLYLSTIMDLYNNEIVAYKIGTSQDINLVLDTLREAVELRKPVGLLLHSDQGSVYTSHAYQNLAKEKGITTSMSRKGNCHDNAVIESFHSSLKSEGFNAQSRASISNSKVVQIVNQYMYRYNHVRIQAKLNYLSPLEYRGQAA encoded by the exons ATGGGCACAAGAGTACATTACGCAGAAGAAGTAAAATGGGAAGTAATTAAAATGAAACAAGCTGGAATGACAAACAAAGAAATAATGGAACAACTGGGGATAAAAAATAAGACTCAAATTAAAACATGGATGCGATGGTACAAAACAGGCCAAACCTATCGATTTTCGCAACAAGTTGGAAAACAATATTCCTACGGTAAAGAATCGGAGGAAATGAGTGAGCTAGAAGAATTAAAACTAAAGAATAAACAGCTAGAGGCTCAATTGGCAATTATAA AAAAAGTACCAGGAGATCGAAAGGAGTTGGAGCCACGAGTCATTGTCCAAGTTGTAGAAGAACTCTCAGCCACTTTTAAAATAATTGATATTCTTGGAGTATTAGGCATACCTAAGTCAACATATTACCGTTGGAAAAAGAAGTATAAAAAAGTTGAGCTAACTTCATTAGAAGAGCTAGTAATCAAGCTGTGTAAGAAAAACTTCTATCACTATGGTCATCGTAAAATTAAATCCATCTTAAACAGAAAGTATGGGATAAATGTAAACCGCAAAACTGTACAAAAAATTATGCAAAAGTTTGAGATTCAGTGTCAAGTTAAGAAGAAGCGACAAAAGTACATTTGTGGTGAGAGTAATATTATTGTGCCGAACACTCTCAATCGTAATTTTAAAGCAAGCCGATTAAATGAAAAATGGGTAACCGACATTACCTACTTACCTTATGGCTCGACTATGTTATATTTATCAACGATTATGGACTTATATAACAACGAAATAGTGGCTTACAAAATAGGTACGAGCCAAGATATTAACCTAGTATTAGACACATTGAGGGAAGCTGTAGAATTACGTAAACCAGTAGGGTTACTTCTTCATAGCGACCAGGGATCTGTCTATACTTCACATGCATATCAGAATTTGGCCAAAGAAAAAGGCATTACCACAAGCATGTCTCGAAAAGGAAACTGCCATGATAATGCCGTCATTGAATCCTTTCACTCCTCGCTAAAGTCGGAAGGATTTAACGCTCAAAGTAGAGCATCTATATCCAATTCTAAAGTAGTACAAATTGTAAATCAATACATGTATCGATATAATCATGTACGAATTCAGGCAAAATTAAACTACCTGTCCCCACTGGAATACAGGGGACAGGCAGCATAG
- a CDS encoding transcriptional regulator codes for MKKSEQILEAIDELTKEKGFPPSVREIGERVGLKSSSTTKGHLDRLRKKGLVDWEEGKPRTLHILYKEKATI; via the coding sequence ATGAAAAAATCCGAACAAATATTAGAAGCCATAGACGAACTAACTAAAGAAAAAGGTTTCCCGCCATCTGTTAGGGAAATAGGTGAAAGGGTTGGTTTAAAATCTTCAAGTACAACAAAAGGTCATCTTGACCGGTTGCGTAAAAAGGGGCTTGTTGATTGGGAAGAAGGTAAGCCGAGAACATTGCATATTTTGTATAAAGAAAAAGCCACCATTTAA
- a CDS encoding helix-turn-helix domain-containing protein: MKENEKIKFIQDEVLTAAEAGELLGVTRQRLSALVTSGKLKPVKKVGTVSLFLRDHVETQKKELEAGRKKYRPYDE; encoded by the coding sequence ATGAAGGAAAACGAAAAAATTAAATTTATCCAAGATGAAGTTTTGACAGCTGCAGAAGCAGGCGAGCTCCTCGGGGTTACAAGGCAGCGTTTAAGTGCATTGGTGACTTCCGGGAAGCTAAAGCCTGTGAAGAAGGTCGGTACAGTTAGCTTGTTTCTCCGTGATCATGTGGAGACTCAAAAGAAAGAACTTGAAGCTGGCCGGAAAAAATACCGCCCATATGATGAGTAA
- a CDS encoding T7SS effector LXG polymorphic toxin: MKTLDVQALHNAIDQTLEQLKQQSDEFSKVKKAVEGITSLDDALKGKGGDAIRAFYEECHTPFLQFYDTFIEEYSSTLKKMKSALNSLEPNHNGFISQSFLEHELENGLNAADRTTKHLVSKANATIAKVSHIVDLPDLNDSGFHEQNQKALKEISTTLEKLHAFDREQTNALKTAENDLETMQRYMARLEKMYTGPKIEITGYQKGAILKPDEMDTLSGNQETAMGAMLKKVGDKEDVDTNTIADPDRLKKLATQKVSKKEYTQEELNELKKDYRVFNDTLYRAYIDGDTIVKIEPAYTLPENVEKSDFNKNFDTAMEFTGVYDAVRAAFGYDLATGEIVKGNGDRLMAGLSVTPFGKAFKYGKRGFKLFKGEEAGKKLAKVDKTPSYGKQSVPKGPYREVHGFPAKVKPGAQEKHIPGTPNYKQEIANGRKNKSIFYGDNKTAQELLDKFAGKGTLLKNGVKERVDFGKVIGKFYDKDTGKYVETTRGLIHYSKNGAHIVPSEPLKP, from the coding sequence ATGAAGACGCTGGATGTTCAAGCGCTGCACAATGCAATTGATCAAACGCTGGAACAATTAAAACAACAATCAGATGAATTCTCTAAAGTCAAAAAAGCAGTTGAGGGCATCACATCACTTGATGATGCTTTAAAAGGAAAAGGCGGCGACGCGATCCGCGCCTTTTACGAGGAATGTCACACCCCTTTTCTTCAGTTTTATGATACTTTCATAGAGGAATACAGTTCCACGCTGAAGAAAATGAAAAGCGCGCTGAATTCCCTGGAACCAAACCATAACGGATTTATTTCACAGTCCTTTCTCGAACACGAGTTGGAGAATGGCTTAAATGCCGCTGATCGCACAACAAAACATTTGGTTTCTAAGGCCAACGCCACGATCGCAAAAGTCAGCCATATCGTCGACTTACCGGATTTGAATGACAGCGGTTTTCATGAACAAAATCAGAAAGCGTTAAAGGAAATCAGCACGACTCTTGAAAAGCTGCATGCGTTTGACCGCGAGCAAACCAACGCCCTCAAAACGGCTGAAAACGATCTTGAGACGATGCAGAGATACATGGCGCGGCTCGAAAAGATGTATACCGGCCCTAAAATTGAAATCACAGGTTACCAAAAAGGCGCGATTTTAAAGCCGGATGAGATGGATACCCTGAGTGGAAATCAAGAAACAGCGATGGGTGCCATGTTGAAAAAAGTCGGAGACAAAGAAGATGTGGACACTAACACTATCGCCGATCCAGACCGATTAAAAAAATTGGCGACACAAAAGGTTTCCAAGAAAGAGTACACCCAAGAGGAATTGAATGAACTGAAAAAAGATTATAGAGTATTTAACGATACGCTTTACCGGGCATACATAGACGGCGATACAATCGTCAAGATAGAACCCGCCTACACCCTTCCAGAGAATGTGGAAAAAAGCGATTTTAATAAAAATTTCGATACGGCGATGGAATTTACAGGTGTGTATGATGCAGTAAGAGCAGCGTTTGGATATGACCTTGCGACAGGCGAAATCGTTAAAGGTAATGGGGATCGTTTGATGGCCGGATTGAGTGTCACACCTTTTGGAAAGGCATTTAAATACGGAAAGCGCGGCTTCAAGTTATTTAAAGGTGAAGAAGCGGGAAAGAAACTTGCGAAGGTAGATAAAACACCTTCCTACGGCAAACAATCCGTACCAAAAGGTCCGTATCGCGAAGTGCATGGTTTCCCTGCAAAAGTAAAACCAGGAGCTCAAGAAAAACATATTCCTGGAACACCAAACTACAAACAAGAAATAGCTAATGGTCGTAAAAACAAAAGCATCTTCTACGGAGATAATAAAACGGCACAAGAATTGCTAGATAAGTTTGCAGGAAAAGGCACTCTGTTAAAAAATGGGGTCAAAGAGAGAGTAGACTTTGGCAAAGTAATAGGAAAATTCTATGATAAAGATACTGGTAAGTATGTGGAGACTACTAGAGGTTTGATACATTACAGCAAAAACGGCGCTCATATAGTACCTTCAGAGCCTTTAAAACCTTAA
- a CDS encoding peptidoglycan recognition protein family protein, protein MVKVVKNYVKVNQYTRPGLKLAGVKGIVMHWTATPGASALNERNYFNGTCIADKRYASAHYFVDRKEAQHIIPENEVAYHAHDQNRCYVSFLKPNANTTAIGVEMCVEKDGKIHSQTIQNAAELVADLCKRYGLSTNKIVRHYDVTNKSCPTPWVRDASQLTTFRKKVDALLGNNTVSKTTSSTSQSSKSTGTILKKGASGSQVKALQKRLIAAGFSLPKYGADGSYGNETVQAVKALQKKAGIAVDGIYGPATEKALAAIEAKKKKSSSSGKKSSYTLPSGIYKVKSPMMKGTAVWQIQEALAALYFYPDKEAKNNGIDGYYGPKTANAVKRFQLMHGLSADGIYGPKTKAKIEALLK, encoded by the coding sequence ATGGTTAAAGTTGTGAAGAATTATGTGAAAGTCAATCAATATACTCGGCCAGGGTTGAAGTTGGCAGGAGTGAAAGGGATTGTCATGCACTGGACGGCTACTCCTGGCGCGTCCGCACTGAATGAGCGAAATTATTTCAACGGCACATGTATCGCTGATAAACGTTACGCTTCAGCCCATTATTTTGTGGACCGTAAAGAGGCGCAGCACATCATCCCTGAAAACGAAGTCGCATATCATGCCCATGATCAAAATCGCTGTTATGTCAGCTTTTTAAAACCAAACGCTAACACAACGGCAATCGGTGTTGAAATGTGCGTCGAAAAAGATGGCAAGATTCACAGCCAAACGATTCAAAATGCTGCTGAACTGGTTGCCGATCTGTGCAAGCGTTACGGCCTTTCTACAAACAAAATTGTCCGCCATTACGATGTGACAAATAAAAGCTGTCCGACTCCCTGGGTGAGGGATGCAAGCCAGCTGACGACATTCAGGAAAAAAGTTGATGCCTTGCTCGGAAATAACACTGTGTCAAAGACAACATCATCCACGAGCCAGTCAAGCAAATCCACAGGGACCATTCTGAAAAAAGGGGCGTCCGGTTCCCAGGTCAAGGCGCTTCAAAAACGTTTGATTGCCGCTGGCTTCTCACTGCCGAAATACGGGGCTGATGGGTCTTACGGAAATGAAACGGTGCAGGCAGTCAAAGCTCTGCAAAAGAAAGCCGGTATTGCGGTGGATGGAATTTATGGACCGGCAACCGAAAAGGCGCTCGCGGCCATTGAAGCGAAAAAGAAAAAATCATCATCAAGCGGCAAAAAATCATCCTACACGCTGCCGTCCGGCATCTATAAAGTGAAAAGCCCGATGATGAAAGGAACGGCCGTCTGGCAGATTCAGGAGGCTTTAGCTGCCCTCTATTTCTATCCAGACAAAGAGGCGAAGAATAACGGCATAGATGGCTATTACGGGCCGAAAACGGCAAACGCAGTCAAACGGTTCCAACTGATGCACGGGCTGTCTGCCGACGGCATTTACGGGCCGAAGACAAAGGCGAAAATTGAAGCTTTATTGAAGTAA
- a CDS encoding phage holin: MTTFDKGTVVRTVLLFIALVNQTLIVFGKPVLPISEDQINTLADALYLAGSAAFTIITSVVAWFKNNYVTGKGKQQKEVLKQKGLTK; encoded by the coding sequence ATGACAACATTCGACAAAGGCACGGTCGTTCGGACGGTGCTTCTTTTTATTGCGTTGGTAAACCAGACTTTGATCGTATTCGGGAAGCCAGTTCTTCCAATCAGTGAAGATCAGATCAACACGCTCGCAGACGCTTTGTATTTGGCCGGCTCTGCGGCATTCACCATCATTACGTCTGTGGTCGCTTGGTTCAAAAATAACTATGTCACTGGCAAAGGAAAGCAGCAAAAAGAAGTTCTAAAACAAAAAGGGTTAACGAAATGA
- a CDS encoding hemolysin XhlA family protein has translation MHQTNEWDVFKQEITELKADHKTLEQRVITLERASDRHDQQIMSINDKLNKIEENTTWIKRSITGAIITAVCTLVISGIAALFINFIQK, from the coding sequence ATGCATCAAACAAATGAATGGGACGTCTTCAAGCAGGAGATTACCGAATTGAAGGCCGATCACAAAACGCTTGAACAGCGTGTCATCACACTGGAAAGGGCGTCTGATCGACACGATCAACAGATTATGTCCATCAATGACAAGCTCAACAAGATTGAAGAGAACACAACATGGATTAAGCGCAGCATAACGGGCGCGATCATCACAGCGGTTTGTACACTGGTGATCTCCGGGATTGCGGCGCTTTTCATTAATTTTATTCAAAAATAA
- a CDS encoding XkdX family protein: MKYPTLADIKQFYDWGCYTDEEMREYVKIKWITPAEYEDITGRSYDKPDTSVDLGMPSAQ; the protein is encoded by the coding sequence ATGAAGTATCCCACTCTTGCCGATATAAAACAATTCTATGATTGGGGGTGTTACACAGATGAAGAAATGCGGGAGTACGTAAAAATTAAGTGGATCACCCCGGCCGAATATGAAGACATAACAGGCCGGAGCTATGATAAGCCTGACACTAGTGTGGATTTAGGAATGCCAAGCGCCCAATAA